The following nucleotide sequence is from Trifolium pratense cultivar HEN17-A07 linkage group LG2, ARS_RC_1.1, whole genome shotgun sequence.
ATTTGAGTTCGAAAATCACAAGTTATGTATTACCACTCACTCCTAGTACTAGTATATTTTTGCATTAAACtactaaaaagtaaaacaagTTGCtgtgagaagaaagaaaagaaaagaaagagcaAAACTAATAAAATGCAAACGCAGGCAGTAGGAGGCAgaaacaaaacttaaaaaagGCGGAATGGACAAAGTCATAAAAAGACATCCAATACAATAACAACCGTTCTATAACTTCTGTCTTACCGGCTTtgctaaaataaattttatcttgttactttaatcaactttttttttaataaggcgAAAAGTGTCTAAACATCATGGACAAAGCAGACTTCGACTCACTCTTTGCTTATATctctttattatatatatatatatatatatatatatatatataaagaaatatatacaaaaacttGGGGACATAGACCTAACTCAGTGTGTGTAGGATAATGAAACATACTAACTTCTAGTTAATTTGAAAAGATAGAATAGAAATCCTAAAAATTTGAGGTGAATGAACTGATTGTCAACACGAAAACGGTCTACGACCCACTACTCCCTGCGACAAGCAACAATCAATTATGTTTTTTCAAGCAAGACAGTCCGAATAATGATATGGATATTGAAATACCAGTCTCTGGTGAAACAATGTTGTTGAACATCCAAAGAGCTCAGAACCATTCGAAAGCCAGATTGAGAGATGGTCGATCAACGGAAATGAGCACCACAAACACGAGAGTCGCCAAATAACCATCGAACCCCGTAGTGTGACAAACGATAATACCGTCAACACGGTGTATCCACATACCTAGCCTTTCGAACATTATCAGGCCAAATCAATCTTGACGAGTCCCGATCGCGGAAATCTTCTAACAAACGTACCCATAGAGATGAACAACAAAGCCAACAAGGCTTATAGTTCCTTGGCTTCTGTCGGtccaaaaaaacaaacagaaaCCATGAATGTCAAGCATGAGTTTGCACTGTTTTGCATATTCTGGCCGATCTAGTGAAAGATCATGAAATTAAACATGATACCAACCGTGTTGGTGATCTATTCGCACAAACGTGGCCCTAACCGTGTTCTGTTCGCGCAACTCTGCCTACAACAACGACAGCCCAGAAGGAGGTTAGAGGTTGTCACCGACCGTGGCACCACCCAAAGCCGGAGCTATATCCAGACAGAAAGGGAACGGAGAGAGCGGGAGGAAGGTCGCGATCTTCCTAAGTTATTTTATCAGTTTGTCATGTAATTGCTAACGAATATAATTCACTTTACATAATATTTTTAggttttgttttctatttaaattggaatatataatatttataaggtACAAATATTTTATCGGAAGAGTTTTGACAATATATATAAGTCTCttgttaaaaaacaaaatcaattcaattattAGAATCGTTCATTTGAGAGGTAGTTTAACGctcataaaaaatgaaatatttgatgCTCTACAAACTCAAAAATTAGTAAGCTACGTGATATATGCTTTGACATCTATGGGTTCGATTTATTCAGATtaacatattaataaataaaaaacacatattcagttaagaaaataataaatctgCTTTATATTTGAATTGTccgaattttatttttcttggttagATGGATTGTCCGATTTTAATTGAACAATCATATTTATTCTAAGTACAAAACTACATGCTATATGGATCTATGGATCTGTCAAACTCCCCAAAATTGACCTCCATAACTGGAACACTAAGTGAGAAAAAATCAAGGGACCTAGAAGACATTTCTAAAAGAGAGACACAAAACCTAATCAcattcaaaaagagaaaaatccTTTATATAGCATTGTTGTTGAGTTGGCTATTTCAAAGATCCTACCAtataataaaaagtaaataataaaagaatGAATATAGTTCATGCATTTTAATCTTGAGTGTCACATCAGGTGTTATATACAACATCAGAAAATTATATGTACCACAATAGATAGAAAGTTTCATTGTTTATACCCAAAAAAGATGAAAggttcatttttttgtttaattaaaaccATATCATATGTTTGATTAACATATAGCGACACAATAATCCGATGAAATATCAATTGTGTCAATTATACAATACAcaaaatatcaattatcaattataggTTTAAAGAGAAaacactgtaaaaaaaaaagtgtaaagaGAAAACAATCACATGTTATGTCAATTACTACTTCGtaccatttttattttgaaaatattaaataatttggGGCTATGCACACAAgataagggtcttgctaacgagtgtcccCGGAgtaaatttaaagaaatttttcaaTGTGTTGACTTTAAGcatttctataaaaaacttagtAGTACTATTTAAGGTCTTAAAAAGTGCTCCAGGGGCATTCGTTAGCGTTTGTCATAAGATAAAAGTTCTAGGAAGaagttagcttataacttataagctcatTTGGTTAAAAAAAGTTCTGTTTGAAAACAGTTTTTTAAAAagaacttatagtttatttattagcttataacttatttttcaaacgttatttcaagtagcttatgggGTTATATCTTATTAGttatcatttttcttccaattttgcCCCTACCATCTTACTTAAAAACTAAACATAGCGTTTTTAGGTCATTTcgtacttataagctagttcaactgcTAGTTTATTCACTATAAGTTCAtccgctataagctaacttatcaaCTACcgacttttttttacaaaacagaGCCAAAATCGTTGCAGTAcatttatgatatttttggACAGGAGATCTCTGGCTTCAAATACTTATAAGGGGTCGACGACAACTCTAAAAAATTGGGGTGTACGTGCcaacaattcaaaaattaattagaaaaatCCTTGAATGTTAAGTGAGATTTTAATGTTAGAATAATATATATCTCGGTCTAAGCCATGAGTTAGACTTTATAGTGAAAGAATTCTGATTTTTAGGTCACATAAACTTATTATTCTAAATAGATACAAATAGATCATTTGACACTTTTGATCCAACTATCTTGAATGATCTAATGGTCCTCCTTGAATGTGCCTCTATGATGAGTCTATGCCGATGACTAGAGGGAATTCGACATAGTATAAAAATGAGCATTGCCCCAACCCATAACAATTtctaaaaatgaaaatcattgCAGTactcaaaattaaaagaaaatctaaatttaatataattaaggaaataataaatctaataaattttatattatcgTTTAATCATATTTCatgttataaaatatttgttaagattataaaaaattactagCTTCGTCCCAATATATAAACGGATgtatggtttttattttatatttactaAACAAGTGGAtgaattatattaaattttgtaatataaaaattctatttatattacaaaattcaataaaatactTTCTTTTAATaacaaccaaaaataaaaattgatataaaattacaatgactACAAATttccaatataattttttgtccttttttgcCAAGTTTTTAAAAACCTTAAACCCCACTCTCACTTCAATTGATCAACACAACAACTacacatatataaatattttttattatttgccaATTTGCCAATAAGCCTCCAACTCAGACCCTTTCCACTTTTTTTCTCTTTcgtttcaaaacaaaaacaacattcatTCTCTTTTCTTCATCAACCTTGTCATTgcttttttccattttatataccctaaaaaaaaaaaaacaacccaGAAGGTGAAATACTCAAAAAAGTGACAAATTCATAATCAGGATTtggaaaaatatgatttttccAACATGGGTTTGTTTTTCTGCTGATTTGGTATGTGGGTTTTTTGTTTAAGGTTTTTTGCTTGTGACTTTTGctacttttgttgttgttttgtgaacttttttttatttgagtttgtgGGTTGTCTAGTTTTGTTGCTGAATTTTGTGTTCGttgtttctgttttgtttttagtgTTTTGAAGTGTTCATCTTTTTTATATGTTaattattagttaattaatataAACTTTTATTAAGAATAAATTGATGTTGAATGTTGATGGATTTGGCTTGGTGGGTTGTTGAGTTTTGTGGAATATTTGGTTTAGTTTTGGGTAGAGTTTTGTTGCTGAACTGTGTGTTTTTTAGTGCTTTTTATTGTGTGTGTTAATCCTCGGGGAATCGATTCCCCGAGGAATGGGACCCTGTTAATCCGGAGTTCGGCAGCACGGTAAATAAAGTATGGTCAAGAATTGTTTCTCctaggaatcgaactcgggttttTCCAAACGGTTTGTCTTgggggagctcattaaccacttggtTTGTATTTAGTGTTTTGAAGTGTTCATCCTTTTGAGATGTTAATCACtagttaattaatataaaatttgatcaatAAGTTGATGTTGAATGTTGCATTTGAGTTGTtgatttctcaaattattaatgGTGTCGACTTGTTAGTATCTTGTGAGTTGTGTCTGTGTCAATGCTTCATAGCTCCTAAAAGAAGCACTAGAtggaaaaaaactaaaattgaatcACATAGTGTCTTGAAGTTCAATTTCATGTCATTTATATTATGGATGAAGTATTGAATTGACATTAAATTTTGCTAACTTTGTGACAGTGTGCCTCTGTTCTGTAGCATTAGTCTGCTGCAACATGATTTCATTGTTTGATTATCAAGAAAACTTGAAGAATGGTTCGTCAAACTGATTTAGTTATCATTGGTGTCTCTGTTGGTTTGGCCCTTGGAATTCTGATTTCTTGCCTCATATTTTTCGGCATAAGGTGGTGCAAGAAACGTTCTCATCTTACTCGATCTGCTAGTGAGCCTAGTTTAACAACTCTCCCAATACGAACAAATGGAATTGAAGCAAGTACCGACTTTAGTGCATCCATCACTAGTTCCATAGGCACATCAAGGTCAGATAATCAACAGAAAAATTCCCATTTCACTTGGTGGAATCATCAAAACAAAGATCGGTTTGCTTCAGCATCAGGCATTCTAAAGTATTCGTACAAGTATGTATATTTCGCGCTTGACCGTGATGTTAGATCATTCTTTCTTATTTCCAAATTGATCTTTCAATTATTGATATCAAAGTATATTGATTATTTGATTTGTGAAATTAGTAGTTTATATTAGTCCATTTATAATGAATTTTCTTTATAATTCAGATCACCTGCGCAGTAGGCTTTTATTTACTATTAGATTCAAAACCATTCATGCACTTTTGCATAATAATAACTTAAAAGAAACTTGTTGAATATTTGGTTCATAATGTGGTATCAAAGCCTTGACGGGCACAAGGTTGATCCTTTTTGCTCGTATTCTTCCATATAAAAGATAGATTAAACCTGGGCATTGTTTAAATCTAggtcctgtttggataaacagatTAATGAAGCTCGTATAGCATGAGCACTTATTATGGAAGTGGTTATGTAcaagctatttttataacaaaagacaaaataaagttaaattgttttcatatacgCCATATGTTGTTTTCATAGGCTATCATGGAGAGGTtgtgaaaataagctgaaaacaacctATGAATGTGTCATaaagttgtttctataagctcttccaaacagtctcacaaaggTTGATGCCAGTAAATAAGTTCGAATAAGTCAATCTAAATAGGCCCTTAACTCAAAGGGCTTGACGGAGACATGTTAAATATAAAACCGTTTATGTGCTTTCGCATTAGTTTAGATCGAAAACAAAGGAGAAAGTATGACATATAATTACAGATAAACATATTAATGTAGACATTAACTTTAGCAACTGTATACCTGACGCTTTACATGGTACAGAGAACTTCAAAAGGCCACACAAAATTTCACGACTACCTTGGGACAAGGATCATATGGTACAGTTTATAAAGCCACAGTATCTACCGGAGAGGTGGTAGCTGTGAAGGTGCTAGCAAACAATTCCAAACAAGGGGAGAGAGAATTCCAAACCGAGGTATTAGCAAATAACTATTGGTAATACTTGGTTAGTAGGACATAggttttttttgttcttgtaaTCTTTAGATATATTTATATAGTATTGGAGAATGATTCTTCTTTGCTTTATTTTTTCACATAGAGACTCGTACAGATTAAGTTTTAAAGGCATTAAAAGGTGCAGAGTTCTTAAAATACTTGATGTTTGTTGGTTTGTTTTTAGACCTGAATCTAACTAATATATTCAGAGAAACCGTGCAGGTAGCGATTGTCCATGTTGGCTTTAATTACCCTATATATCAAAGAGTTTACTGTCAATAAACTCGGAAATCCAGTCGATACAAATAGTATAGTGTGCCAGTTACTTCAAACTGTTTTGGAACATCACCATTTTGAATAACCTAAAATTATTAGTTAGTATTTTCATTTTGCAATATAATAATCATCACTGGACATGAAATCCCACAGCGGCAATCATTCCCTCTATTTTGCAAGATAGAATTCATCAGTATTGTCAAATAGCAGTTATAGTGTAGCAGATTTTGAACAAAACACTATTGTTCCATGATATGCTATATAGTAGTACaaagtgttgttaaatagcagCTAAAACGCGCTATAGCACAGTAGCATAGCGGAATTTTAACAAACTGTTATTTTCTGCACAACAATAATTCCTAATTAGTAACATTAGTTATAATTTGAGAAACTGGATGACTACtctataaatctaaataatGACTAACAAGATGTTGTTCCAGGTTTCTCTACTAGGAAGACTGCATCACCGGAATCTTGTGAATTTGCTTGGATATTGTGTAGATAAAGGACAACACATACTGGTTTATCAGTACATGAGCAATGGAAGTTTAGCAAGTATTTTATATGGTAAGAGAAAGATCATTCCTTCCCAGTTCCCACCGAGTTGGTGTTTCTCCCAATGTTTTAAAACCGAACTGGAAATCAAACTGGCAAGACCTCCGTGTCATGGTTCAACTACTTTAAATTGCTTGAACCAGGACAGAACTGTAGTCGGGGTGCTCAAATAACTGAAATGTAGGCAGTGCCCTCCGTTCATGGTTCAACTAGTTGAACCTTCTGATTCAGTgtggtttttaaaatattggtCGGCCCTCTTCTATTATGACATTTTTTTGTCGAGAGTTGCATGATTGTCATCAAATAGACAGACACGTATCACTTTGCATTACTTTAGTAGTCACATAATCACTGATGTTTTTCGTTctgattttttcattttaattttttaaaattaatgatCTCAATTGACGATAATGTGTGGATATTTCTAGGTGAAGAAAAGAAGTTAAGTTGGGATGACAGGCTGCAAATTGCTGTTGATATTTCACATGGAATCGAGTATCTTCATGAAGGAGTATGTATGTTCCCTGATACATTTTCTCTTGTGCTATGTGAAAATATGTTGACTAATATGAATGTGCATGAAACAGGCAGTTCCACCAGTCATACATCGCGATTTGAAGTCTCCGAACATATTGCTTGATGATTCTATGAGAGCTAAGGTAATGTCGTTTGtacaagttattttttataatcagATAGCCGATTCATTTTCCTAAATTTACATGATATTAAATCAAACAATCTCACCCTTCCCTCGTTTAATGAGTGATCCAAAACAAATTTGTGAATTAAAACATTATCAGAGAGAGTTTCAGAAGAATTGTTTTGGAGATTTTATCAATGACAAatgatttaaaattgtttctaaATGCATAATATTTGTAGCAGGACACTtccaattgaaggtgtgtccAGTGTCCGACACATGACAGTGTTTGATACCGACACATATGGTTTCATTTAATTCATTCCATTTTCTCAAAGTCTCACCGGTGTCGGTGTGTGAGTGTTATGTCCGGTGTTTGTGTCTGTTTCAGTGCTTCATATATGTTTACATGTAATGTTAGTTATTTCCTTTTATCACACACCTTAGTTAATGTCATTGATTATCTTCTTTGATCCAATATATCAATTAACTTCAAAATTTCCTAAGTAGGTTGCTGATTTTGGCCTCTCAAAGGAAGAGAGATTCGATGGCCGAAATTCCGGTCTTAAAGGTACATATGGTTACATGGACCCGGCGTACATTTCGACAAGCAAATTAACAACCAAGAGTGACATATACAGTTTTGGTATCATACTTTTTGAGCTCATCACTGCCATCCATCCACATCAAAATTTGATGGAATATATTAACCTTGTAAGTTACTATTATGCTCTTGCAAAGATTTTCTTCATCTTGAATTATGATACTTCACAGGTTGAAGACTTAATTCTGATTTTCTTATTTGTCTTTTACTTCAAGGCTGCAATGGAACATGATGGTATAGATGAGATACTTGACAAGCAACTTGTTGGAAAATGCAATGTTGTAGAAGTAAGACAACTTGCTAAAATTGCACACAAATGCTTACACAAATCACCTAAAAAAAGACCTACTATAGGTGAAGTTTCACAAAGTATATCAAGGATAAAGCAAAGACGGTTGCGCCATGTGATGGAAGATAACTTGTCATTTGCAAATAGTAATAACTTCTCAAGAGCTGCGAGTCGATTAGAAGATCGACAAGTTGAATTAAGTAGGATAGTTACCATGACCATC
It contains:
- the LOC123909582 gene encoding calcium/calmodulin-regulated receptor-like kinase 2, whose product is MVRQTDLVIIGVSVGLALGILISCLIFFGIRWCKKRSHLTRSASEPSLTTLPIRTNGIEASTDFSASITSSIGTSRSDNQQKNSHFTWWNHQNKDRFASASGILKYSYKELQKATQNFTTTLGQGSYGTVYKATVSTGEVVAVKVLANNSKQGEREFQTEVSLLGRLHHRNLVNLLGYCVDKGQHILVYQYMSNGSLASILYGEEKKLSWDDRLQIAVDISHGIEYLHEGAVPPVIHRDLKSPNILLDDSMRAKVADFGLSKEERFDGRNSGLKGTYGYMDPAYISTSKLTTKSDIYSFGIILFELITAIHPHQNLMEYINLAAMEHDGIDEILDKQLVGKCNVVEVRQLAKIAHKCLHKSPKKRPTIGEVSQSISRIKQRRLRHVMEDNLSFANSNNFSRAASRLEDRQVELSRIVTMTIKENV